One Pseudomonas sp. FP1742 genomic window carries:
- a CDS encoding transposase encodes MGTMERYSKVGMQELDQRLSKIVEAARKKPVSVYRYGAPWVWIVSQDDWQGALKEVSSYIPPGHSLVLLRPQIDDLLEEHRDILHGLNAEPGMLIAPQTVMHILLLQLLYSVPSEQQLYEQLNYNLLFRWFVGLDLNQKVWSFNVLSRDIATLLNNPRAVQLIQKIIGEVFCGALLQMPEFSLNFALLHTWLGKHAATSTASN; translated from the coding sequence ATGGGGACTATGGAACGCTACTCGAAAGTGGGCATGCAAGAACTCGATCAGCGCCTGTCGAAGATCGTCGAAGCCGCGCGCAAGAAGCCGGTTTCGGTCTATCGCTACGGCGCGCCGTGGGTCTGGATCGTGTCCCAGGATGACTGGCAGGGCGCCTTGAAAGAAGTGTCCAGCTACATCCCTCCAGGCCATTCACTGGTGTTGCTGCGCCCACAAATCGACGACCTGCTCGAAGAGCACCGCGACATCCTGCACGGCCTCAATGCCGAGCCCGGCATGCTCATCGCCCCGCAAACGGTCATGCACATCCTGCTGCTGCAGTTGCTCTATTCGGTGCCCAGCGAGCAGCAGCTCTACGAACAGCTCAATTACAACCTGCTGTTCCGCTGGTTCGTCGGCCTGGACCTGAACCAGAAGGTCTGGAGCTTCAACGTCTTGAGCCGCGACATCGCCACGCTGCTGAACAACCCGCGGGCGGTGCAGTTGATCCAGAAAATCATTGGCGAAGTGTTCTGCGGTGCCTTGCTGCAAATGCCCGAGTTCTCCTTGAACTTCGCGCTGCTGCACACCTGGCTGGGCAAACACGCCGCGACATCGACAGCAAGCAATTGA
- a CDS encoding ShlB/FhaC/HecB family hemolysin secretion/activation protein, giving the protein MEHLFKSRLALWGWLLVAAGVQPVSAEEAASAAPAKLVDVNEYFVRGNTVLDARAIEEAVYPFLGPQKTLNDIEGAREALQKVYQARGYQSVFVELPEQKVEDGIVYLQVSETKVGRVRVVGAKHYSPVDIREDVPALKEGEVPDFSKVQGELAQLNKTPGRQVMPLVREGQRPGTMDVDLQVEDQNPWQASVGLNNDYSADTEKLRAVTSLGYNNLWQLGHSISLTYFTAPQDTDNAKVWSGSYTAPLNERWSVQLSGYQSDSNVATIGGSNVLGKGHSYGISAIYTLPSSGNWSNSLSAGIDFKDFDERLTLAGESDKVPLQYAPFTFAYNGFRYTENSQLGLGLSLVAGTRSLFGYGSSDEDFDYKRYRASPSFAVLKGDSNYTFTFGNDWQTATKAAFQLASGPLVSNEQFSAGGATSVRGYLAAERTGDDGFLLSQELRTPSLAKHLGTYVQEWRFYAFAEGAQLYLRDELPDQDADYALASVGLGTRASLSKWLSGSLDWGYPLLEGPNTSKQESRLHFNLQATF; this is encoded by the coding sequence GTGGAGCATCTTTTCAAGTCACGGCTGGCGCTGTGGGGCTGGCTGCTGGTGGCGGCCGGCGTGCAGCCGGTATCAGCCGAAGAGGCCGCCAGTGCGGCGCCGGCAAAGTTGGTCGATGTGAATGAATACTTCGTGCGCGGCAACACCGTGCTCGACGCTCGGGCGATCGAGGAAGCGGTGTACCCGTTCCTCGGTCCGCAAAAGACCCTGAACGATATCGAAGGCGCCCGCGAAGCCCTGCAGAAGGTTTATCAGGCCCGTGGTTATCAATCGGTGTTCGTCGAGTTGCCGGAGCAGAAGGTCGAGGACGGCATTGTTTATCTGCAGGTCAGCGAAACCAAAGTCGGCCGGGTGCGGGTAGTCGGCGCCAAGCACTATTCGCCCGTGGACATCCGCGAAGACGTGCCGGCCCTGAAAGAAGGCGAGGTGCCGGACTTCAGCAAGGTCCAGGGCGAGCTGGCGCAACTCAACAAGACCCCGGGCCGGCAGGTGATGCCGCTGGTGCGTGAAGGGCAGCGCCCCGGCACCATGGACGTGGACTTGCAGGTCGAGGACCAGAATCCGTGGCAGGCCAGCGTCGGGCTGAACAACGATTACAGCGCCGACACCGAGAAACTGCGCGCCGTCACCAGCCTGGGTTACAACAACCTGTGGCAACTGGGTCACAGCATTTCCCTGACCTATTTCACCGCGCCCCAGGACACCGACAACGCCAAGGTCTGGTCCGGTTCCTACACCGCGCCGTTGAACGAGCGCTGGAGTGTGCAACTGTCCGGTTATCAATCCGACAGTAACGTCGCGACCATCGGTGGCAGCAACGTGTTGGGCAAGGGCCACTCCTACGGGATCTCGGCGATTTACACGCTGCCGTCCAGCGGCAACTGGTCCAACTCGTTGTCGGCCGGCATCGACTTCAAGGACTTCGACGAGCGCCTGACCCTGGCCGGCGAGAGCGACAAGGTGCCGCTGCAATACGCACCGTTCACCTTCGCCTACAACGGCTTTCGTTACACCGAAAACTCACAACTGGGCCTCGGCCTGAGTCTGGTGGCCGGTACTCGCAGCCTGTTCGGTTACGGCAGCTCCGACGAAGACTTCGACTACAAACGCTACCGCGCCAGCCCCAGCTTCGCCGTGCTCAAGGGCGACAGCAACTACACCTTTACCTTCGGCAATGACTGGCAGACCGCGACCAAAGCCGCGTTCCAGCTGGCGTCCGGGCCGCTGGTTTCCAACGAGCAATTCTCGGCCGGCGGCGCGACTTCGGTGCGCGGTTATCTGGCCGCCGAGCGCACCGGTGACGACGGTTTCCTGTTGTCCCAGGAGCTGCGCACGCCATCCCTGGCCAAGCACCTGGGCACTTACGTCCAGGAATGGCGCTTCTACGCCTTCGCCGAAGGCGCCCAGTTGTACCTGCGTGACGAGCTCCCCGACCAGGACGCCGATTACGCCCTGGCCAGTGTCGGCCTGGGCACCCGCGCGAGCTTGAGCAAATGGCTGTCCGGCAGCCTGGATTGGGGCTATCCGCTGCTCGAAGGGCCGAACACCTCGAAACAGGAATCGCGCCTGCACTTCAACCTGCAAGCGACGTTCTGA
- a CDS encoding DUF2341 domain-containing protein, whose product MQRLFIAFLICLGFVLPATAQAWWQDDWHYRKQISVDTTPQGAAINETLGRTALLVRLHTGNFTFDGVKEDGSDLRFVAADDKTVLNHQIESFDPLMGMALIWVDVPVISGGQRQDIWMYYGNPKAPATGNGQLTFDPNFTALYHFDGANGTPAKDTTAYGNTAQSATGASIDGVMGRALQFSGQPLLLPASPSLQHNAGSAFTFSAWLRVDQANGEQLLLARREGVNSLLLGLNQGMPFVEIDGQRAASTQPLNPGQWQHLALTAEGGKVSLYVNGRETASLAVAMPAFNSVMAIGADLPSTTPATYQPFTGAIDELRLSKVARPAAQLLADANSQGAESKLVAYGVDEEQSGYGFGSLGFLLNAVPADAWVIIAVLVLMMFQSWVIMIRKNRMVSRVSAANEAFREQFAKVGTRLEMFADDQDLAQRLQHSSLWRLYQVAVKEIRTRREQGADTSSVSAATIEAIRCSMDGVRTRENQALSSKLSTLSNAIAGGPYIGLLGTVLGIMVVFLGTAMAGDVNINAIAPGMAAALLATAMGLFVAIPALFGYNRLITRNKEVSADMRVFVDEFITRLAEMHGESQFSESAHRRDHHPHSSVPA is encoded by the coding sequence ATGCAGCGCTTATTCATCGCTTTCCTGATCTGCCTGGGCTTCGTGCTCCCGGCCACCGCCCAGGCCTGGTGGCAGGACGACTGGCATTACCGCAAACAGATTTCGGTGGACACCACGCCCCAGGGCGCGGCGATCAACGAGACGTTGGGCCGCACGGCATTGCTGGTGCGCCTGCACACCGGCAATTTCACCTTCGATGGCGTCAAGGAGGACGGTTCGGACCTGCGCTTCGTCGCCGCCGATGACAAAACCGTGCTCAACCACCAGATCGAAAGCTTCGACCCGCTGATGGGCATGGCGCTGATCTGGGTCGATGTACCTGTTATTTCGGGTGGTCAGCGCCAGGACATCTGGATGTATTACGGCAACCCGAAAGCCCCGGCCACTGGTAACGGTCAGTTGACCTTCGACCCGAACTTCACCGCGCTCTATCACTTCGACGGCGCCAACGGTACGCCGGCCAAGGACACCACCGCCTACGGCAACACCGCGCAAAGCGCGACCGGCGCGAGCATCGACGGCGTGATGGGGCGAGCGTTGCAGTTCAGTGGCCAGCCGTTGCTGCTGCCGGCCAGCCCGTCGCTGCAACACAACGCCGGCAGCGCGTTCACCTTCAGCGCCTGGTTGCGTGTGGATCAGGCCAATGGCGAGCAGTTGCTGCTGGCAAGGCGCGAAGGGGTGAACAGCCTGTTGCTGGGGCTGAACCAGGGCATGCCATTCGTGGAGATCGACGGCCAGCGCGCCGCGTCTACCCAGCCGTTGAACCCAGGCCAATGGCAGCATCTGGCGCTGACCGCCGAGGGCGGTAAAGTCTCGCTGTATGTCAACGGGCGTGAAACCGCGAGCCTTGCCGTAGCGATGCCGGCGTTCAATTCCGTCATGGCCATCGGTGCCGATCTGCCGAGCACAACACCCGCCACTTATCAGCCGTTCACCGGCGCCATTGATGAGCTGCGCCTGTCCAAGGTTGCCCGACCTGCCGCGCAGTTGCTGGCAGACGCCAACTCCCAGGGCGCCGAGTCGAAACTGGTGGCTTACGGCGTCGATGAAGAACAGTCGGGCTATGGCTTCGGCAGCCTCGGCTTCCTGCTCAACGCCGTGCCGGCGGACGCCTGGGTGATCATCGCGGTGCTGGTGCTGATGATGTTCCAGTCGTGGGTCATCATGATCCGCAAGAACCGCATGGTCAGCCGCGTCAGCGCCGCCAACGAAGCGTTCCGCGAACAGTTCGCCAAGGTCGGTACGCGTCTGGAGATGTTCGCCGACGATCAGGACCTCGCCCAGCGTTTGCAGCACTCGTCGCTGTGGCGCTTGTATCAGGTGGCGGTGAAGGAAATTCGCACCCGCCGCGAGCAGGGCGCCGACACCTCGTCAGTCTCGGCCGCGACCATCGAAGCGATTCGCTGCTCGATGGATGGCGTGCGCACCCGCGAAAACCAGGCGCTCAGTTCAAAACTCTCAACGCTGTCCAACGCCATCGCCGGCGGCCCGTACATCGGTCTGCTCGGCACGGTGCTGGGGATCATGGTGGTGTTCCTCGGCACGGCCATGGCCGGTGACGTCAACATCAACGCCATCGCCCCGGGCATGGCCGCCGCCTTGCTGGCCACCGCCATGGGCCTGTTCGTCGCGATCCCGGCGCTGTTTGGCTACAACCGGCTGATCACCCGCAACAAGGAAGTCAGCGCCGACATGCGGGTGTTCGTCGATGAATTCATCACCCGTCTGGCGGAGATGCATGGCGAAAGCCAGTTCAGCGAATCGGCCCATCGCCGCGACCATCACCCCCATTCGTCTGTACCGGCCTGA
- a CDS encoding biopolymer transporter ExbD encodes MASVNASHDDDEDAAVDSINITPLVDVLMVVLVMFILTATAQVSGIQINLPKASASVSLSEAKTKAISVNDGGQVFLDAYPVTLAELEDRLRIEKAQNPDFPVIVRGDATVQYQKVIEVLDLLRRLELSQVGLVTGKPTQG; translated from the coding sequence ATGGCTTCCGTAAATGCCTCCCACGACGATGACGAAGATGCAGCGGTGGACAGCATCAACATCACGCCCCTGGTGGACGTGCTGATGGTGGTGCTGGTGATGTTCATCCTCACCGCCACCGCGCAGGTTTCCGGCATCCAGATCAACCTGCCCAAGGCCAGTGCCTCGGTGTCGCTGTCCGAAGCCAAGACCAAGGCGATTTCGGTCAACGACGGCGGCCAGGTGTTCCTCGATGCCTACCCGGTGACCCTGGCGGAACTCGAAGACCGCTTGCGCATCGAGAAGGCGCAGAACCCTGACTTCCCGGTGATCGTGCGCGGTGACGCCACGGTGCAGTACCAGAAAGTCATCGAGGTGCTGGACCTGTTGCGCCGGCTCGAACTGTCCCAGGTCGGTCTCGTCACCGGCAAACCGACCCAGGGCTGA
- a CDS encoding TonB C-terminal domain-containing protein, whose amino-acid sequence MTAQQPFKPLPVKPSPVRFAKWGAGLLLAGVAAWFLWQWANDMSGVRREAPKVPTIIPLPPPPPPPPEKPPEPQPPVEEKMVEPEPAPEPQEVKPEEEAPPSPVDDLANPMQMDGDAQSGKDAFNIGAGKGGGMAGAGGGRVGNGTYSQFLAFTFQRLLRENPDLRNLAFSLQTDVWLSGVGEITRVELVKSSGNPDVDAQVLAALRGAPHLTERPPASMTLPVRLSLQGRRPG is encoded by the coding sequence ATGACCGCACAACAACCCTTCAAGCCGTTGCCGGTCAAGCCGTCACCCGTGCGCTTTGCGAAGTGGGGCGCGGGGCTGCTGCTGGCCGGTGTGGCCGCGTGGTTTCTCTGGCAGTGGGCCAACGACATGAGCGGCGTGCGTCGGGAAGCACCGAAAGTGCCGACGATTATTCCGTTGCCGCCACCGCCACCTCCGCCGCCGGAAAAACCACCGGAGCCGCAACCCCCCGTGGAAGAAAAAATGGTCGAGCCTGAACCGGCGCCGGAACCGCAGGAGGTCAAGCCCGAAGAAGAGGCGCCGCCATCGCCCGTCGATGACCTCGCCAACCCGATGCAAATGGACGGCGACGCCCAGTCCGGCAAAGACGCCTTCAACATTGGCGCCGGCAAGGGTGGCGGCATGGCCGGTGCCGGAGGCGGGCGTGTGGGCAACGGCACGTACAGCCAGTTTTTGGCGTTCACCTTCCAGCGCTTGCTGCGGGAAAACCCGGACCTGCGCAACCTGGCTTTTTCGCTGCAGACCGATGTCTGGCTGAGCGGCGTGGGCGAGATCACCCGGGTCGAGCTGGTGAAGTCCAGCGGCAACCCGGACGTCGACGCTCAGGTGCTCGCTGCATTGCGTGGCGCACCGCATTTAACCGAACGGCCACCGGCCTCCATGACTTTGCCTGTGCGCTTGTCCCTGCAAGGGCGGCGTCCGGGTTAA
- a CDS encoding putative porin translates to MISNVNRLSLAVGMVIATLVGHAAAAPAPSENATINLIRLLVEQGVLKQDKAEALIAQAQNEAVQAQKAASASTAVAAGPAAAPGDVRVQYVPAAVRDQIRDQVKAEVMATAKQENWAQPNTFPDWVSRISFDGDIRLRDESRYYSGTNSNEIVDFARLNNNGPYDVNPNSSTNLPPLLNSREDRENLFRLRARLGMKALISPEWTAGIRIGTGSDNNPVSTTQTLGGGFGKKDIWLDQGYLTWKPSDQLTLTGGRIANPFFSTDMLYSTDLNFDGVAAIFDHKLNRDWGLFGTVGAFPVEYTNDTSTSNGFDKEESDNKWLYGAQIGANWAINSNNRLKGALAYYRFDDIEGQRSSPCEPWAGAPGCDSDGSRSAFMQKGNSVFLLRDITPNPLNPATTAQPQFVGLASEFNLLDLNLVWDTDLPEDFKLRSQANYIHNLGYDEGEMRKRSAGQIVNNLDSNGEVESGANAWMVQFTLGNSLDLKKQGDWNFFAGYKYIQPDALPDGFNDSSFHLGGTNAKGYFLGGNYGLAKNVFATGRWLSSEAVYGAPFDIDVLQLEINTRF, encoded by the coding sequence ATGATTTCCAACGTGAATCGATTGTCCCTGGCGGTCGGCATGGTCATTGCGACCCTGGTCGGGCACGCAGCGGCAGCCCCTGCGCCCTCGGAAAACGCCACGATCAATCTGATCCGCTTGCTGGTGGAGCAAGGCGTATTGAAACAGGACAAGGCCGAGGCGCTGATTGCCCAGGCCCAGAACGAAGCCGTGCAGGCCCAGAAGGCGGCTAGCGCCAGTACTGCGGTGGCGGCCGGCCCGGCTGCCGCGCCTGGCGATGTACGGGTGCAATATGTACCGGCGGCGGTACGCGATCAGATCCGCGACCAGGTCAAGGCCGAGGTCATGGCCACCGCCAAACAGGAAAACTGGGCCCAGCCCAACACCTTCCCGGACTGGGTCTCGCGCATCAGCTTCGACGGCGACATTCGCCTGCGGGACGAGTCGCGTTACTACTCGGGCACCAACAGCAACGAAATCGTCGACTTCGCCAGGCTCAACAATAACGGCCCGTACGACGTGAACCCCAACAGCAGCACCAACCTGCCGCCATTGCTCAACAGCCGCGAAGACCGTGAAAACCTGTTCCGCCTGCGGGCGCGCCTGGGCATGAAAGCGCTGATCTCACCCGAATGGACCGCCGGCATTCGCATCGGCACCGGTTCAGACAACAACCCGGTGTCCACCACCCAGACCCTCGGCGGCGGCTTCGGCAAAAAAGACATCTGGCTCGATCAGGGTTACCTGACCTGGAAACCGTCCGATCAACTGACCCTGACCGGTGGGCGGATCGCCAATCCGTTCTTCTCCACCGACATGCTTTATTCCACCGACCTGAACTTCGATGGCGTGGCGGCGATCTTCGACCACAAGCTCAACCGCGACTGGGGCCTGTTCGGCACCGTCGGCGCATTCCCGGTGGAATACACCAACGACACCAGCACCAGCAACGGTTTCGACAAGGAAGAAAGCGACAACAAGTGGCTGTACGGCGCGCAGATCGGCGCCAACTGGGCGATCAACAGCAACAACCGTCTGAAGGGCGCCTTGGCCTACTACCGTTTCGACGACATCGAAGGCCAGCGTTCCAGTCCTTGTGAACCCTGGGCCGGCGCACCGGGATGCGACAGCGATGGCAGCCGCTCGGCGTTCATGCAGAAGGGCAACAGCGTGTTCCTGCTGCGTGACATCACCCCCAACCCGCTCAACCCGGCCACCACGGCGCAACCGCAATTCGTCGGCCTGGCTTCGGAATTCAACCTGCTGGACCTCAACCTCGTGTGGGACACCGACCTGCCTGAAGACTTCAAACTGCGCAGCCAGGCCAACTACATCCACAACCTGGGTTATGACGAAGGGGAGATGCGCAAACGCTCGGCGGGGCAGATCGTCAACAACCTCGACAGCAATGGCGAAGTGGAAAGTGGCGCCAATGCCTGGATGGTGCAGTTCACCCTCGGCAACTCGCTGGACTTGAAGAAGCAGGGCGACTGGAACTTCTTCGCCGGCTACAAGTACATCCAGCCGGACGCCTTGCCGGACGGCTTCAACGACTCGTCGTTTCACCTCGGCGGCACCAATGCCAAGGGCTACTTCCTGGGCGGCAACTACGGCCTGGCCAAGAACGTCTTCGCCACCGGTCGCTGGCTGAGTTCCGAAGCGGTGTACGGCGCGCCGTTCGATATCGACGTCTTGCAGCTGGAAATCAACACGCGCTTCTAA
- a CDS encoding DNA repair protein produces MNTKILLFALGVLLTQGASAEGMEERLRTQLRSTTQQLQALQSQQAQASAAQVAAESQTKAAQTQIKQLTAELAKVKGVAEQLAGQHDSLRSQAQAQAAASSEQIGKFKKAYEELLVMARGKEAERARLATQLAERDTQMQQCSVKNQQMYGVAKEILAAYEKIDVAEVMKIRQPFAGSARVKFEELAQGFGDELYKTQFDAPQAAIAH; encoded by the coding sequence ATGAACACAAAAATCCTGCTGTTTGCCCTCGGGGTGTTGCTGACTCAAGGGGCGAGCGCCGAAGGCATGGAGGAACGCTTGCGCACCCAATTGCGCAGCACCACCCAGCAGTTGCAGGCCCTGCAAAGTCAGCAGGCCCAGGCCAGCGCCGCGCAAGTGGCGGCCGAGAGCCAGACCAAGGCTGCACAAACGCAAATCAAGCAACTGACGGCGGAATTGGCCAAGGTCAAGGGCGTGGCCGAACAACTGGCCGGTCAGCATGACAGCCTGCGAAGCCAGGCCCAGGCGCAAGCGGCGGCCAGCAGCGAGCAGATCGGCAAATTCAAGAAAGCGTATGAAGAGCTGTTGGTGATGGCCCGGGGCAAAGAAGCCGAACGCGCAAGGCTTGCGACACAATTGGCCGAGCGTGACACACAAATGCAGCAATGTTCGGTCAAGAATCAACAGATGTACGGCGTGGCCAAGGAGATCCTCGCGGCCTACGAAAAGATCGACGTCGCCGAGGTGATGAAGATCCGCCAACCGTTCGCGGGCAGCGCCCGGGTCAAGTTCGAAGAGCTGGCCCAAGGGTTTGGCGACGAACTCTATAAAACGCAATTCGACGCGCCCCAGGCCGCGATTGCCCATTGA
- a CDS encoding YbjN domain-containing protein, protein MTQLISHVSPQSLTDVLQAAGYRVNQTEQNGIVQLLSASQGIGYAVRFGNPAAEPGSYVDFTFSCALRVQGELPAGLAELWNASRRFARMSVQGEFLVMEMDVVVAAGVSDEHLRGNLELWDRLLQEFIVYLREYSQNAAQLQAQAKTAEAPAQEVPAL, encoded by the coding sequence ATGACTCAATTGATCAGCCACGTATCGCCACAATCCCTCACCGACGTGCTGCAAGCCGCCGGTTACCGGGTCAATCAAACGGAGCAGAACGGCATCGTGCAGTTGCTCAGCGCTAGCCAGGGCATCGGCTACGCCGTGCGTTTCGGCAACCCGGCAGCCGAGCCGGGCAGCTACGTCGACTTCACCTTCAGTTGCGCCTTGCGCGTGCAGGGCGAGTTGCCGGCCGGGCTGGCGGAGCTGTGGAATGCCTCGCGCCGGTTTGCCCGGATGTCGGTGCAGGGCGAGTTTCTAGTGATGGAAATGGACGTGGTGGTGGCCGCCGGGGTGAGCGACGAGCACTTGCGCGGCAACCTTGAACTCTGGGATCGCTTGCTTCAGGAATTCATCGTTTACTTGCGCGAATACAGCCAGAACGCTGCGCAGTTGCAAGCCCAGGCTAAAACCGCCGAGGCGCCCGCGCAAGAGGTTCCAGCCCTGTGA
- a CDS encoding peptidylprolyl isomerase: MKKRTVVAGAGALAVLVIAVALGLRPGNDPVAAQQPAPSAVLATSAPAVARLGNQQVAPEELKALLATLAPESREQLRANRGALESWIRSRLAEKAVLEQADAQGWRQRPEVERQTRAATEQIVFRDYLQSVSQVPADYPNAAELQQAYEAGKAGWVTPPMYRVSQIFLGVSDPQNLDAVRKQAAELSKKAQAAPTEFAALASQYSQDRASAERGGDTGLQPLQQLVPEVRGAVARLKVGAVSEPVQSAAGFHVIKLTEQQPARTATLDELRERLTQALRAQRQEQIAKAYLEGMLNTATLSIDGAELNKVLEEKR; encoded by the coding sequence GTGAAAAAGCGTACGGTAGTGGCCGGCGCAGGGGCGCTGGCCGTGTTGGTAATTGCTGTTGCGCTGGGGCTGCGACCGGGCAATGACCCGGTCGCGGCCCAGCAGCCGGCGCCATCGGCAGTCTTGGCAACGAGTGCGCCGGCGGTCGCGCGCCTCGGCAATCAGCAAGTCGCCCCTGAAGAACTCAAGGCACTGCTCGCCACCTTGGCGCCGGAGTCCCGCGAACAACTGCGGGCCAATCGCGGGGCGCTGGAGAGCTGGATTCGTTCGCGCCTGGCCGAGAAAGCCGTACTCGAACAGGCCGACGCCCAAGGCTGGCGCCAGCGTCCGGAGGTCGAACGGCAAACCCGCGCCGCGACTGAGCAGATCGTCTTTCGCGATTATTTGCAGTCGGTCAGTCAGGTACCGGCCGATTATCCCAACGCCGCCGAATTGCAGCAGGCCTATGAGGCCGGCAAGGCCGGTTGGGTGACACCGCCGATGTACCGGGTCAGCCAGATTTTCCTTGGGGTGAGCGATCCGCAAAATCTCGATGCCGTGCGCAAACAAGCTGCGGAGCTGAGCAAAAAAGCCCAGGCCGCGCCGACGGAATTCGCGGCGTTGGCGAGTCAGTATTCGCAGGATCGAGCCAGCGCTGAGCGAGGCGGCGACACCGGCCTGCAACCGTTGCAGCAACTGGTGCCGGAAGTGCGTGGCGCGGTGGCGCGGCTGAAAGTCGGGGCCGTGTCCGAACCGGTGCAGAGCGCGGCCGGTTTCCATGTGATCAAACTCACCGAGCAGCAACCGGCCCGCACCGCGACCCTGGACGAACTGCGCGAACGCCTGACCCAGGCCTTGCGTGCCCAGCGTCAGGAACAGATCGCCAAGGCCTACCTGGAAGGCATGCTCAATACCGCGACGCTGAGTATCGACGGGGCCGAGCTCAACAAAGTGCTGGAGGAAAAACGTTAG
- a CDS encoding LysR family transcriptional regulator: protein MSFIEPTGRQGVVEYRSSREPSESWLALAAGIDAEVAQYFMVSARCGCFMQAARSLNVRATLLRKHLAQLEDQLQRSLFKFQGSSLTLSRDGQQLQARLIALVHERKLPVIEQPLIRLAVAESILHDILGRDLVALLRRNASVRLDIISLDSELSLRAISADVVVWLTGTDSPLPGPSFAITEPQRLARLDYLPHIAKRYSRVAARPDSLGDLADFMLVQWQHDRQVETFGPWNRLVEQRLAGVVQLHSYELMLEMIRCSACIGLLPHYMSRFDRGLLALPGLFNQPMQRQVWMAVNADSRNEPEVQGIVELIRNTFNERREWFEQLD from the coding sequence ATGTCATTCATAGAACCCACAGGACGTCAGGGTGTTGTCGAATACCGATCCTCGCGCGAGCCATCCGAATCCTGGCTGGCCCTGGCTGCCGGGATCGATGCCGAGGTGGCGCAATATTTCATGGTCAGCGCCCGTTGCGGCTGTTTCATGCAGGCCGCGCGCAGCCTCAATGTGCGGGCAACATTGTTGCGCAAGCATCTGGCGCAGCTGGAAGATCAGCTGCAGCGTTCACTGTTCAAGTTCCAGGGCAGTTCGCTGACCTTGAGTCGTGACGGCCAGCAGTTGCAGGCACGGTTGATCGCGCTGGTGCACGAACGCAAGTTGCCGGTGATCGAACAGCCGTTGATTCGCCTGGCCGTAGCCGAGTCGATCCTGCACGACATCCTCGGTCGCGACCTGGTCGCGCTGCTGCGGCGCAACGCCAGTGTGCGCCTGGACATCATTTCCCTCGACAGTGAACTGTCCCTGCGGGCGATCAGCGCCGATGTGGTGGTGTGGCTGACGGGCACTGATTCGCCGCTGCCAGGCCCCAGTTTTGCCATCACCGAGCCCCAGCGTCTGGCACGGCTGGACTACCTGCCGCACATTGCCAAACGTTACTCGCGGGTCGCGGCCCGCCCGGACAGCCTGGGTGACCTGGCCGACTTCATGCTGGTGCAATGGCAGCACGACCGTCAGGTCGAGACCTTTGGGCCATGGAACCGTCTGGTGGAGCAGCGCCTGGCGGGGGTGGTGCAGTTGCATTCCTATGAGTTGATGCTGGAGATGATCCGTTGCAGCGCCTGCATCGGTTTGCTGCCGCACTACATGAGCCGATTCGATCGAGGGCTGTTGGCGTTGCCCGGGCTGTTCAACCAACCGATGCAGCGCCAGGTGTGGATGGCGGTCAATGCCGATTCCCGAAATGAGCCTGAGGTGCAGGGCATCGTCGAGCTGATCCGCAACACCTTCAATGAGCGGCGGGAGTGGTTCGAGCAGCTCGACTGA
- a CDS encoding GNAT family N-acetyltransferase, which translates to MPADSVITLERFNESHVEGVTALYNDPAVARQVLQMPFQSAEVWRQRLMADNERAVKLVALHQGSVIGNIGLEQFSRVRRSHAGSFGMGVAVAWQGKGVGSKLLAAALDVADNWMNLQRVELSVYADNEAAIGLYRKFGFETEGLFRDYAVRDGRLVDTLSMARLRRTLKAD; encoded by the coding sequence ATGCCCGCCGATTCCGTCATTACCCTCGAACGCTTCAACGAATCCCACGTCGAGGGCGTCACCGCCCTCTACAACGACCCGGCTGTGGCCCGTCAGGTGCTGCAAATGCCGTTTCAGTCCGCCGAGGTCTGGCGCCAACGCCTGATGGCGGACAACGAACGGGCGGTGAAACTGGTGGCGCTGCACCAGGGATCGGTCATCGGCAACATCGGTCTGGAACAGTTTTCGCGAGTTCGCCGCAGCCACGCCGGCAGCTTTGGCATGGGTGTCGCCGTGGCTTGGCAAGGCAAGGGTGTCGGTTCGAAGCTGCTGGCGGCGGCGCTCGATGTCGCCGATAACTGGATGAACCTGCAACGGGTCGAACTCTCGGTGTACGCCGACAACGAAGCGGCCATCGGCCTGTATCGGAAGTTCGGCTTCGAGACCGAAGGCCTGTTCCGCGACTATGCCGTGCGTGACGGTCGGTTGGTCGATACCCTGAGCATGGCTCGCCTGCGTCGCACGCTCAAGGCAGACTGA